The DNA segment GTGCTGATGGTGATCGGCTACCGGATGGCAGAGCCGGTCTGGCTGTGGATCGCCCCGTTCTGGATGGTGCATGTCAACAATCTGCTGTTGTTTATTGCGTTCTACCTCTTTGCCGTATCGGGTCTGAAAACCAATCTGCACCGCCGCATCCGCCACCCGCAACTGTCGGGTTTCAAGGCATGGGCGGTGGGCCATTTGCTGGTGGTCGGCACAGTCCAGGGGTTGATCCTGTTTGGCGGGTTGCTGGCGTGGGCGGTGGTCTCGGTGATCGTGATCAACCGCGCCAACCGCGACTGGGCACGCCCCCCCGAAGCGCCGATGTGGAAAGAAGGCGTGGCCGTTGTCGGGGCGCTGTTTTTGATGCTGGTTGTCGGGCAGATACATGGCTGGATCGGCCCCTGGCCCTTTGGAGGAGCATGATGCGCGCGTATCGTCTTTTGACCGCCGAGGATACATCGGGCTTTTGCCACAAGGTGACAGAGGCGCTTGCGAATGGCTGGGAGCTGTATGGCGGACCTGCTTATGCGCATGACCCGATCAGCGGGCAGATGCGCTGCGCGCAAGCCGTGGTGAAGGATACAGATGTAGCCTATTCGCCCGAGCTGAAGCTCGGAAGCCTATAGAGTCAGGGGGCTGCCGCCCCCACCAGCCCCAAAGAGGGGGCTGGTTCCCCCGCGAGTATTTTTGACAAGAAAATGAGGCTGGACATGAGCAAGACGACAGCGGGGCGGTTTTTCGAGGATTACCATATCGGGCAACAAATCGTGCATGCTGTGCCGCGCACAGTTTCGGGGGGGGAGCGCGCGCTGTATCATGCGCTC comes from the Roseinatronobacter monicus genome and includes:
- a CDS encoding NnrU family protein; its protein translation is MGTSLLILGVALWAGAHFFKRLAPEKRAEIGEAGKGAVAIALLISIVLMVIGYRMAEPVWLWIAPFWMVHVNNLLLFIAFYLFAVSGLKTNLHRRIRHPQLSGFKAWAVGHLLVVGTVQGLILFGGLLAWAVVSVIVINRANRDWARPPEAPMWKEGVAVVGALFLMLVVGQIHGWIGPWPFGGA
- a CDS encoding DUF1737 domain-containing protein, which produces MMRAYRLLTAEDTSGFCHKVTEALANGWELYGGPAYAHDPISGQMRCAQAVVKDTDVAYSPELKLGSL